One Hordeum vulgare subsp. vulgare chromosome 4H, MorexV3_pseudomolecules_assembly, whole genome shotgun sequence DNA window includes the following coding sequences:
- the LOC123448900 gene encoding transcription factor bHLH140, producing MDPGEGGSPAAPSTSAVAPGAGAETKEDAGKQVLLILVGAPGSGKSTFAEAVMAGAAAAGRPWARVCQDTIGKGKAGTKIQCLKAAADALKEGKSVLIDRCNLEREQRSDFVKLGCTVQADVHAVFLDLPAKACISRSVSRTSHEGNVQGGMAAMVVNRMLKNKQTPLLTEGFSRITFCTDDDDIKKAVDMYSALGPSHSLASGVFGQKSKGPVQTGIMKFLKKADTSKVDKSSGTMLASSETKTEQQNTTLKQENLEASGACSMQVEKKLDNLMEKEEQSKESVSSDISLCTLAFPSISTADFQFDLEKASDVIVDAATDFVQKHDNVRLILVDLSQKSRILSLVKDKASKKSFDSSRFFTFVGDITQLHSKGGLHCNVIANAANWRLKPGGGGVNAAIFNAAGEALQHATKECADTLRPGNSVAVPLPSTSPLHQQEGVTHVIHVLGPNMNPMRPDCLKNDYTKGCKVLREAYNSLFENFASIAQSYTGKQNDETSSKKSASGVMSPNDSKMKREGSDDSERTKKCKLLPSVLTSREHHERKGTNTVSYHDNSMGSPDAPNQAREEDNKKNGAVTNKTWGSWAQSLYEVAMHPEKYKNADSILEISDEFVVLKDLYPKAKRHVLVISRTDGLDSLADVKKAHLPLLRSLHSAGLKWAHKFLEEDASLTFRLGYHSVPSMRQLHLHVISQDFNSPSLKNKKHWNSFTSAFFLDSVDVMEEVDQQGFASISPDEKLLAMELRCHRCRSAHPNIPKLKSHITACKSPFPSHFLKKDKLLSASTVRTGCS from the exons ATGGATCCCGGCGAAGGCGGTTCCCCTGCCGCACCATCGACTTCTGCAGTAGCCCCAG GCGCGGGCGCGGAGACTAAGGAGGATGCCGGAAAGCAGGTGCTGCTGATCCTCGTCGGCGCCCCGGGCAGCGGCAAGTCCACGTTCGCCGAGGCCGTCATGGCCGgtgccgccgccgccggtcgccCATGGGCCCGCGTCTGCCAG GATACAATTGGAAAGGGCAAAGCTGGAACCAAAATACAGTGCTTGAAGGCTGCAGCAGACGCTTTGAAGGAGGGAAAGAGCGTTCTCATTGACCGATGCAACTTGGAACGAGAGCAGCGCTCTGATTTTGTGAAGCTTGGCTGCACCGTACAAGCGGATGTGCATGCTGTTTTCTTGGATCTTCCTGCGAAGGCTTGCATCTCACGCTCGGTTAGCCGGACTAGCCATGAAGGAAATGTGCAGGGCGGAATGGCTGCCATGGTTGTGAACCGCATGTTGAAGAACAAACAGACACCCTTGCTGACTGAAGGTTTCAGTCGGATCACGTTCTGTACGGATGACGATGACATTAAGAAGGCAGTTGATATGTATAGTGCTTTAGGGCCTTCACATAGTCTTGCTTCAGGAGTATTTGGTCAGAAGAGCAAAGGGCCTGTACAAACTGGTATAATGAAATTTCTCAAGAAGGCAGATACTTCGAAGGTTGACAAATCCAGTGGAACTATGCTTGCATCAAGCGAAACAAAGACAGAGCAGCAAAATACAACGTTGAAACAGGAAAACCTTGAAGCTAGTGGTGCCTGTTCAATGCAAGTAGAAAAGAAGTTGGATAACCTGatggaaaaagaagaacaaagtAAGGAAAGTGTTTCTTCTGACATCAGTTTGTGCACTCTGGCATTTCCATCGATTTCTACTGCTGACTTCCAGTTCGATCTTGAGAAAGCATCTGACGTTATAGTAGATGCAGCTACTGATTTCGTGCAAAAGCATGATAATGTAAGACTTATTCTTGTTGACTTGAGCCAGAAATCAAGAATATTGTCATTAGTCAAGGACAAGGCTTCTAAGAAGAGCTTTGACTCCAGCAGATTTTTCACATTTGTTGGAGACATCACTCAGTTGCACTCAAAAGGAGGTCTTCACTGCAACGTGATTGCTAATGCTGCCAACTG GAGGTTAAAACCTGGAGGTGGAGGGGTTAATGCAGCAATATTTAATGCTGCTGGAGAAGCTTTACAGCATGCAACCAAGGAATGTGCTGACACGTTGAGACCTGGTAACTCTGTTGCTGTTCCGCTTCCATCAACTTCCCCTCTGCATCAACAGGAAGGGGTGACCCATGTCATACATGTGCTGGGACCAAATATGAATCCAATGCGTCCAGATTGTCTGAAGAATGACTATACCAAAGGGTGTAAGGTTCTTCGTGAGGCATACAATTCACTTTTTGAGaactttgcatccattgcccagagCTACACAGGGAAGCAGAATGATGAAACTTCATCAAAGAAGTCAGCATCTGGAGTGATGTCACCTAATGATTCAAAAATGAAGCGAGAGGGCAGCGATGATTCTGAAAGGACCAAAAAGTGTAAGTTGCTTCCATCTGTTTtgacttcaagggaacaccatgagcgCAAAGGGACCAACACAGTAAGTTATCATGACAACTCCATGGGTTCACCTGATGCTCCGAACCAAGCAAGAGAGGAAGACAACAAGAAGAATGGTGCGGTCACGAACAAGACTTGGGGATCCTGGGCACAGTCCCTTTATGAGGTTGCCATGCACCCAGAAAAATACAAGAACGCGGATTCTATCCTTGAGATATCTGATGAATTTGTTGTTCTGAAGGACCTCTATCCCAAG GCCAAAAGGCATGTGTTGGTGATATCTAGGACAGATGGTCTTGATTCTCTAGCGGATGTCAAGAAAGCGCACTTACCACTGCTTAGGAGTTTGCATTCAGCTGGGCTGAAGTGGGCACATAAGTTCCTAGAGGAAGATGCATCTCTGACGTTCAGGCTTGGATATCATTCG GTTCCGTCCATGCGGCAGCTGCACCTCCATGTCATAAGCCAGGATTTCAACTCACCCAGCTTGAAGAACAAGAAGCACTGGAACTCCTTCACCAGTGCATTTTTCCTTGATTCTGTTGATGTCATGGAGGAGGTTGACCAGCAGGGGTTCGCGAGTATCAGCCCCGACGAGAAGCTTCTCGCAATGGAGCTAAGGTGCCACAGATGCAGGAGCGCCCACCCGAATATTCCCAAGCTCAAATCCCACATCACGGCCTGCAAGTCCCCCTTCCCCTCCCATTTTCTGAAGAAGGACAAGCTGTTGTCAGCGTCGACGGTGCGTACGGGCTGCAGTTAG